In Streptomyces durocortorensis, a genomic segment contains:
- a CDS encoding DUF5682 family protein gives MTSAVGRGALAGAGPWVLGVRHHGPGSARAVLAALAAARPSAVLIEGPPEGDALLPLAADPQMRPPVALLAHAVDDPGRASFWPMAAFSPEWVAIRWALDHDVPVRFIDLAAAHSLALKAATPEAEEVTPVIDPIRVLAETAGYDDPERWWEDVVEHRSPGPSTDSSTSTSSGASKGSDADDALAPFVALAEAMTALREAYGDGGQPRDAVREAYMRIQLRVARKEFGDAVAVVCGAWHVPALAARTTLAADRALLKGLPKVKTELTWVPWTHRRLARHSGYGAGIDAPGWYGHLFDAADRPVERWMTKAARLLRAEDRPVSTAHVIEAVRLAETLAALRGRPLAGLGETTDAVRAVMCEGSDIPLALVQDRLIVGETLGEVPDTAPAVPLQRDLTRSQRTLRLKPEPQERELDLDLRKETDAARSRLLHRLRLLDVGWGDPVVGRGSTGTFRESWRLRWEPELHIRVAEAGVWGTTVRTAATAKAEWQAVEATALADVTALAEHCLLAELPDALPVVMKALADRAALDADVGHLADALPALARSLRYGDVRATDTAALAEVAAGLAERVCVGLPPACTGLDADGAEALCRQVEAVHGAIGLLLAGAAPAPGLRERWDAVLHKLAGRDTVAGVIRGRSARLLLDEGRLAEDEAARLMGLALSPGTPPADAAAWIEGFVGGASGGGMLLVHDERLLGLMDTWLTRVPADMFTDVLPLLRRTFSAYEPGVRRTLGELVRRGPVPGSAHRDGVDRAPAGFGPGIDRARADAVEPVLSLLLGRHSEPTGAAG, from the coding sequence ATGACGAGCGCGGTGGGGAGAGGGGCGCTCGCGGGGGCCGGGCCGTGGGTGCTCGGGGTGCGGCATCACGGTCCCGGGTCGGCCCGTGCTGTTCTCGCGGCGCTCGCGGCGGCCCGTCCGTCCGCGGTCCTTATCGAGGGGCCGCCCGAGGGCGACGCGCTGCTGCCGCTCGCCGCCGATCCGCAGATGCGTCCGCCCGTCGCGCTGCTCGCGCACGCGGTGGACGATCCGGGGCGGGCCTCCTTCTGGCCGATGGCCGCGTTCTCACCCGAATGGGTGGCGATCCGCTGGGCCCTCGACCACGACGTCCCGGTGCGCTTCATCGACCTTGCGGCCGCCCACTCCCTGGCGCTGAAGGCGGCCACGCCGGAGGCGGAAGAGGTCACGCCGGTCATCGACCCGATCCGCGTGCTCGCCGAGACTGCCGGATACGACGACCCCGAGCGCTGGTGGGAGGACGTCGTCGAGCACCGCTCACCGGGCCCGAGCACCGACTCCAGCACGAGCACCAGCAGTGGCGCCAGCAAGGGCAGCGACGCGGATGACGCGCTCGCTCCGTTCGTCGCGCTGGCGGAGGCCATGACGGCACTGCGCGAGGCGTACGGGGACGGCGGGCAGCCCCGGGACGCCGTGCGCGAGGCGTACATGCGTATCCAACTGCGAGTTGCACGTAAGGAGTTCGGGGACGCCGTCGCGGTCGTCTGTGGTGCCTGGCATGTTCCCGCGCTCGCTGCGCGGACCACCCTCGCCGCAGACCGCGCCCTGCTCAAAGGGCTTCCGAAGGTCAAGACCGAGCTGACCTGGGTCCCCTGGACTCACCGCAGGCTCGCCCGGCACAGCGGATACGGGGCAGGGATCGACGCACCCGGCTGGTACGGCCACCTCTTCGACGCGGCCGACCGCCCGGTCGAACGGTGGATGACCAAGGCCGCCCGACTGCTGCGCGCGGAGGACCGGCCCGTCTCCACCGCCCATGTCATCGAGGCCGTCCGGCTCGCCGAGACCCTCGCCGCCCTGCGCGGCCGCCCGCTGGCCGGACTGGGCGAGACGACCGACGCGGTACGGGCTGTGATGTGCGAGGGCTCCGACATCCCGCTCGCACTCGTCCAGGACCGGCTGATCGTCGGCGAGACCCTCGGCGAGGTGCCCGACACCGCCCCGGCCGTCCCGCTGCAACGGGACCTGACCCGCAGCCAGCGCACCCTGCGGCTCAAGCCCGAACCGCAGGAGCGCGAACTGGACCTCGACCTGCGCAAGGAGACCGATGCCGCCCGCAGCCGGCTCCTGCACCGGCTGCGCCTTCTCGACGTCGGCTGGGGCGACCCGGTCGTGGGGCGGGGGAGCACCGGCACCTTCCGGGAGAGCTGGCGGCTCCGATGGGAACCGGAGCTCCACATCCGGGTCGCGGAGGCCGGGGTGTGGGGCACCACCGTTCGCACCGCCGCGACCGCGAAGGCCGAGTGGCAGGCCGTCGAGGCGACCGCCCTGGCCGACGTCACCGCCCTTGCCGAGCACTGCCTCCTGGCCGAACTGCCCGACGCGCTGCCCGTCGTGATGAAGGCTCTCGCCGACCGCGCCGCACTCGACGCGGATGTCGGCCACCTCGCGGACGCGCTGCCCGCCCTGGCCCGCTCCCTGCGGTACGGGGACGTGCGCGCCACGGACACGGCGGCGCTCGCCGAGGTCGCCGCCGGTCTCGCCGAGCGCGTCTGCGTCGGGCTGCCGCCCGCCTGCACCGGCCTCGACGCGGACGGGGCGGAGGCGCTGTGCCGCCAGGTGGAGGCCGTGCACGGCGCGATCGGGCTGCTGCTCGCAGGGGCGGCGCCCGCCCCGGGACTGCGGGAGCGCTGGGACGCAGTGCTGCACAAGCTGGCGGGCCGCGACACGGTCGCCGGGGTCATCCGGGGCCGGTCCGCCCGGCTGCTCCTGGACGAGGGGCGGCTCGCGGAGGACGAGGCGGCACGGCTGATGGGCCTGGCGCTCTCGCCCGGCACCCCGCCCGCCGACGCCGCTGCCTGGATCGAGGGGTTCGTCGGCGGCGCGTCGGGCGGCGGCATGCTGCTGGTCCACGACGAGCGGCTGCTCGGCCTCATGGACACCTGGCTGACCCGTGTGCCCGCCGACATGTTCACCGATGTGCTGCCGCTGCTGCGTCGTACGTTCTCCGCCTATGAACCGGGCGTACGCCGCACCCTGGGCGAGCTGGTCCGGCGCGGGCCCGTCCCCGGGAGCGCCCACCGGGACGGCGTCGACCGGGCGCCCGCAGGGTTCGGCCCCGGGATCGACCGGGCCAGGGCCGATGCGGTGGAGCCGGTGCTGAGTCTGCTGCTGGGCCGGCACTCCGAGCCGACGGGAGCGGCCGGATGA
- a CDS encoding DUF5691 domain-containing protein, which yields MPRTTADRPAGNATTDPHRNRALDATTPTPAAPAPASTWAVDALPWEELVTSALLGTDRRPPVPQGAPAPADGPAALLDAAALHTVRQRAGLLPAAPEARPELTAPDPRPPLPEAARQRLAHLLADRAGPSGGGRRGSAPDLTELIPQWLATANRKGFRAPAALVPALLDAARARTDLRPQALAFAGPRGLWLAGLNTEWKFALRGSANGSVQPDITDPEAVRSLWEEGLFAERIALLDAVRAQDPPAALALLATTWSTERAEDRLMFLDSLRTGLSGDDEPFLEQALSDRSRNVRATAAELLSALPGSALAGRMAARATSCVNPDRSGGGASIAVEAPHECDAGMQRDGVAAVPPTGRGERSWWLGQLVEATPLGIWEERFGGRPAEDIVALPVADEWAVELHTAWCRAAVRQRNPQWARALLGAPSAPPASGPGTASIAERSKLLATLPQTERASWIAEFVAAHGLSEAFQLLGVCAVPWTGPLGRAVVDALDIARDGGSYPWSFSGVMGLAERCLDPAEADRLEVLTAAQDEQEGASPGAGGYWSEAFQRLVSTLRLRAAMEAELTT from the coding sequence ATGCCTCGTACGACCGCCGACCGCCCGGCCGGAAACGCAACCACGGACCCGCACCGGAACAGGGCCCTTGACGCAACCACCCCCACCCCCGCCGCCCCCGCCCCTGCCTCGACCTGGGCCGTCGACGCGCTCCCCTGGGAGGAGCTGGTCACCTCGGCGCTGCTCGGCACCGACCGCCGACCGCCGGTGCCGCAGGGCGCCCCCGCACCGGCCGACGGCCCCGCCGCGCTGCTGGACGCGGCCGCGCTGCACACCGTGCGGCAGCGGGCGGGACTGCTGCCCGCCGCACCCGAGGCCCGTCCGGAGCTCACCGCCCCCGATCCGCGCCCGCCGCTCCCCGAGGCCGCCCGGCAGCGGCTCGCCCACCTGCTCGCCGACCGGGCCGGGCCCTCGGGCGGCGGGCGGCGCGGATCGGCGCCCGACCTCACCGAACTGATTCCCCAGTGGCTGGCCACCGCCAACCGGAAGGGCTTCCGGGCCCCGGCCGCCTTGGTGCCCGCGCTGCTGGACGCCGCTCGTGCCCGCACCGATCTGCGGCCGCAGGCGCTCGCGTTCGCGGGGCCGCGGGGGCTGTGGCTGGCCGGGCTGAACACCGAGTGGAAGTTCGCCCTGCGCGGTTCCGCGAACGGATCGGTCCAACCCGACATCACCGACCCGGAGGCGGTGCGCAGCCTGTGGGAGGAGGGGCTGTTCGCGGAGCGGATCGCGCTGCTCGACGCCGTACGGGCCCAGGATCCGCCGGCCGCACTGGCCCTCCTCGCCACGACCTGGTCCACTGAACGGGCCGAGGACCGGCTGATGTTCCTGGACTCGCTGCGGACCGGGCTCAGCGGTGACGACGAGCCCTTCCTGGAGCAGGCCCTGTCGGACCGCAGCCGCAATGTCCGCGCCACTGCCGCCGAGCTGCTGTCCGCCCTGCCCGGGTCTGCACTCGCCGGGCGGATGGCGGCCCGCGCGACGTCCTGTGTGAACCCGGACCGTTCGGGAGGCGGTGCGTCCATCGCCGTGGAGGCGCCGCACGAGTGCGACGCGGGCATGCAGCGCGACGGTGTCGCCGCTGTCCCGCCCACGGGCCGGGGCGAACGGTCCTGGTGGCTGGGGCAGTTGGTGGAGGCCACGCCGCTCGGCATCTGGGAGGAACGGTTCGGCGGGCGCCCGGCCGAGGACATCGTGGCCCTGCCCGTCGCCGACGAGTGGGCCGTCGAACTGCACACCGCGTGGTGCCGGGCGGCGGTGCGCCAGCGCAATCCGCAGTGGGCACGAGCCCTGCTCGGGGCCCCTTCGGCGCCTCCGGCGAGCGGCCCGGGGACCGCCTCGATCGCCGAGCGTTCGAAGCTGCTTGCGACCCTTCCCCAGACCGAACGCGCCTCCTGGATAGCCGAGTTCGTCGCGGCACACGGCCTGTCGGAGGCGTTCCAACTGCTCGGGGTCTGCGCGGTCCCTTGGACCGGGCCGCTCGGGCGCGCGGTGGTGGACGCGCTCGACATCGCTCGGGACGGCGGGAGTTATCCGTGGAGCTTCAGCGGGGTGATGGGCCTCGCGGAACGCTGCCTGGACCCGGCCGAGGCCGATCGACTGGAAGTCCTCACGGCCGCGCAGGACGAACAGGAGGGCGCGTCGCCCGGAGCCGGAGGGTACTGGTCGGAGGCCTTCCAGCGCCTGGTCTCCACTCTGCGGCTGCGCGCCGCGATGGAGGCGGAGCTGACAACCTGA
- a CDS encoding M23 family metallopeptidase → MNDQHPHAGPVGYDSQSTGSFATDPLFGSLPGAHESGQAAGYDSAHQATATATTGYDGTYGGESYGGYSGAYDSTAWDTGAQQTATAAAAATYDGYTDHSQVHQQWDTTGQQWDATGAWQQTVDQDATGQWTATETGAFPTTAFSSAPYGTDAYDTGAYPVGTAYGTDGGYRADGGYGTDAYDTGAHDTTAFATGTYTADGYETGAYGTSAYGTGTYDTGAYDATAWNSGATPEESAYGPEQTSYPLYEQQTHEGGVEAGTDTAPSSTAELATEAAPATDDAPEPDAEDYANHAPAPHPVNRAVVRPPAARNRARRRSPAKRSALLTVAVPSACVMSVAGIAAASVSGMSGGEEKPEEATASMAIADPSTVKTVAANNKLDNQLEQLSEGSADFRERASRTQERIDLRERQAAEKKKREEEAARREALRPKFVLPVKQHGLSAYYGQAGINWMSVHTGIDFPVSYGTPVMAATDGTVRTQLNSAYGVMAIVTAADGTETWYCHLSSTKIRSGPVKAGDVIAYSGNSGNSTGPHLHFEVRPGGGAAVDPLAWLRSKGVDPT, encoded by the coding sequence GTGAACGACCAGCACCCCCACGCCGGGCCCGTCGGGTACGACAGTCAGTCGACCGGCAGCTTCGCCACCGACCCGCTCTTCGGCTCCCTTCCGGGTGCGCACGAATCCGGCCAAGCAGCCGGCTACGACTCGGCCCATCAGGCCACCGCGACCGCCACCACCGGGTACGACGGCACCTACGGCGGTGAGTCCTACGGCGGCTACAGCGGCGCGTACGACTCCACCGCCTGGGACACGGGCGCCCAGCAGACGGCCACGGCCGCCGCGGCCGCCACGTACGACGGCTACACGGATCATTCGCAGGTCCACCAGCAGTGGGACACGACCGGGCAGCAGTGGGACGCCACCGGCGCCTGGCAGCAGACCGTCGACCAGGACGCGACCGGCCAGTGGACGGCCACCGAGACCGGCGCCTTCCCCACCACCGCGTTCAGTTCCGCCCCGTACGGCACGGACGCCTACGACACCGGGGCGTATCCGGTCGGCACCGCCTACGGGACCGACGGCGGCTACAGGGCCGACGGCGGCTACGGGACCGACGCGTACGACACCGGGGCCCACGACACCACCGCCTTCGCCACCGGCACCTACACGGCCGACGGGTACGAAACCGGTGCGTACGGCACGAGCGCGTACGGCACCGGCACGTACGACACGGGTGCCTACGACGCGACCGCCTGGAACTCCGGCGCCACGCCCGAGGAGTCCGCGTACGGACCCGAACAGACGTCGTATCCGCTGTACGAACAGCAGACTCACGAAGGGGGCGTGGAAGCGGGCACGGACACAGCCCCGTCCTCCACCGCCGAGCTCGCCACCGAGGCAGCCCCCGCCACCGACGACGCTCCGGAGCCGGACGCCGAGGACTACGCGAACCACGCGCCCGCCCCGCACCCCGTGAACCGCGCCGTCGTCCGCCCACCCGCCGCCCGCAACCGGGCCCGGCGCCGCAGCCCCGCCAAGCGCTCCGCGCTCCTGACCGTCGCGGTGCCCTCCGCCTGCGTGATGAGCGTCGCGGGCATCGCCGCCGCCTCGGTCAGCGGGATGTCCGGCGGCGAGGAGAAGCCGGAGGAGGCGACCGCCTCCATGGCGATCGCCGACCCCAGCACGGTCAAGACGGTCGCCGCCAACAACAAGCTCGACAACCAGCTGGAACAGCTCTCCGAGGGCAGCGCCGACTTCCGCGAGCGCGCGAGCCGCACCCAGGAACGCATCGACCTGCGGGAGCGGCAGGCGGCGGAGAAGAAGAAGCGCGAGGAGGAGGCCGCACGCCGCGAGGCGCTGCGCCCCAAGTTCGTCCTGCCCGTGAAGCAGCACGGGCTGAGCGCCTACTACGGCCAGGCGGGCATCAACTGGATGTCCGTGCACACGGGCATCGACTTCCCCGTCTCGTACGGCACTCCGGTGATGGCCGCGACCGACGGCACCGTGCGCACACAGCTGAACAGCGCGTACGGGGTCATGGCGATCGTGACCGCGGCCGACGGCACGGAGACCTGGTACTGCCACCTCAGCAGCACCAAGATCCGCTCGGGCCCGGTCAAGGCCGGTGACGTCATCGCGTACTCCGGGAATTCGGGCAACTCCACCGGCCCGCACCTGCACTTCGAGGTCCGGCCGGGCGGCGGCGCGGCGGTCGACCCGCTGGCGTGGCTGCGCAGCAAGGGCGTCGACCCGACCTGA
- a CDS encoding SWIM zinc finger family protein codes for MLLSHGGEPSPTDGPVARPTVEQVLALAPDDASRKAGAKLGTAGPWSGTGFDGAGAAWGLCKGSGSTPYRTIVDTTGPAYKCSCPSRKFPCKHALGLLLLRAADDGVFQRGEPADWAAPWIEGRRIRAAAKGRAAGNDEAAPGAADSGPAEPAARKRAERRAARITDGAQELEQRLADLLRGGLAAADRSGYALWEETAARMVDAQAPGLAARVRELGAIAGSGPGWPVRLLEECGLLHLLATAWLGRERLPDALAATVRTRVGLPSSAEGPPVRDHWLVLAQYDTPDGRIVARRIWLYGQGSGRTALLLSFGAAGRSPAQALPVGATIDAELTPYPGGGRLRAELGQQFGTLTPATTLSNTAPAAPLPGTAPATPPPGITAAAAPAVYGEALRDDPWLDACPVTLREVIPVPSKNGWQLADSQADSALPINPAALHRPGLWKLVALSGGGPVTVFGEIGHRGFDPFAAWDPEGGAESGAATGGALVQLV; via the coding sequence ATGCTGCTATCTCACGGGGGAGAACCCTCACCCACCGACGGACCGGTGGCGCGCCCGACGGTGGAACAGGTGCTGGCACTGGCCCCTGACGACGCCTCACGCAAGGCGGGCGCCAAGCTCGGAACAGCCGGACCGTGGTCCGGCACGGGGTTCGACGGCGCGGGCGCGGCGTGGGGGCTGTGCAAGGGAAGCGGGAGCACGCCGTATCGGACGATTGTCGACACCACCGGACCTGCGTACAAGTGCAGTTGCCCGAGTCGGAAGTTCCCGTGCAAGCACGCGCTCGGGCTGCTGCTGCTCCGGGCGGCCGACGACGGGGTGTTCCAGCGGGGCGAGCCCGCCGACTGGGCCGCCCCGTGGATCGAGGGCCGCCGGATACGCGCGGCCGCGAAGGGCCGGGCCGCCGGGAACGACGAAGCCGCACCGGGGGCCGCCGACTCGGGACCCGCCGAGCCCGCCGCCCGGAAGCGGGCGGAGCGCCGGGCCGCCCGGATCACCGACGGGGCCCAGGAACTGGAACAGCGCCTCGCCGACCTGCTGCGGGGCGGCCTCGCGGCGGCCGACCGCTCGGGCTACGCCCTGTGGGAGGAGACCGCGGCCCGCATGGTCGACGCCCAGGCCCCCGGCCTGGCTGCCCGGGTACGGGAGCTGGGTGCGATCGCCGGGTCCGGGCCGGGCTGGCCGGTGCGGTTGCTGGAGGAGTGCGGCCTGCTCCACCTGCTGGCCACGGCCTGGCTCGGCCGGGAGCGGCTGCCGGACGCCCTGGCCGCGACGGTACGGACGAGGGTGGGCCTGCCGTCCTCCGCCGAAGGCCCCCCGGTCCGCGACCACTGGCTGGTCCTCGCGCAGTACGACACCCCCGATGGCAGGATCGTCGCCCGCCGGATCTGGCTGTACGGGCAGGGGTCGGGCCGTACGGCGCTGCTGCTCTCCTTCGGTGCGGCGGGCCGCTCCCCCGCGCAGGCGCTGCCGGTGGGCGCGACGATCGACGCCGAGCTGACCCCATATCCGGGCGGCGGGCGGCTCCGGGCCGAGCTGGGGCAGCAGTTCGGAACCCTCACCCCGGCCACGACCCTGTCAAACACCGCCCCGGCCGCACCCCTGCCGGGCACCGCCCCGGCCACACCCCCGCCCGGGATCACCGCGGCCGCCGCGCCCGCCGTCTACGGGGAGGCGCTGCGGGACGACCCCTGGCTGGACGCCTGTCCGGTCACCCTGCGCGAGGTCATACCCGTACCGTCCAAGAACGGCTGGCAGCTGGCGGACTCCCAGGCGGATTCCGCCCTGCCGATCAATCCGGCCGCGCTGCACCGGCCCGGTTTGTGGAAGCTCGTCGCACTGTCCGGCGGCGGCCCGGTCACCGTGTTCGGCGAAATCGGCCACCGCGGCTTCGACCCGTTCGCGGCCTGGGACCCGGAGGGCGGGGCGGAGTCCGGTGCCGCTACGGGAGGGGCCCTGGTGCAACTGGTCTGA
- a CDS encoding ATP-binding protein: MTMPTTTASVAPEAGGEALRPHAEDAFAGELKALAAADDRPRPARWKLSPWAVATYLQGGTLPDGTVITPKYVGPRRLVEVAVTTLATDRALLLLGVPGTAKTWVSEHLAAAVSGDSTLLVQGTAGTPEEAVRYGWNYAQLLAHGPSRDALVPSPLMRAMSEGMTARVEELTRIPADVQDSLITILSEKTLPVPELGQEIQAVRGFNLIATANDRDRGVNELSSALRRRFNTVVLPLPATPDAEVDIVSRRVDQIGRSLDLPAAPEGLAEIRRVVTVFRELRDGVTTDGRTKLKSPSGTLSTAEAISVVTNGLALAAHFGDGILRPGDVAAGILGAVVRDPAADRVVWQEYLETVVRERDGWKDFYRACREVSA, encoded by the coding sequence ATGACCATGCCCACAACCACTGCGTCCGTCGCGCCGGAGGCCGGCGGCGAGGCCCTGCGTCCGCACGCCGAGGACGCCTTCGCCGGCGAGCTGAAGGCGCTGGCCGCCGCAGACGACCGTCCCAGGCCCGCCCGCTGGAAGCTCTCACCCTGGGCCGTCGCCACCTATCTGCAGGGCGGGACGCTCCCCGACGGGACGGTGATCACGCCGAAGTACGTGGGGCCCCGGCGGCTCGTCGAGGTCGCCGTGACCACGCTCGCCACGGACCGCGCACTGCTGCTGCTCGGAGTTCCGGGGACGGCCAAGACCTGGGTGTCCGAGCATCTGGCCGCCGCCGTCAGCGGTGACTCGACGCTCCTGGTGCAGGGCACCGCGGGGACCCCCGAGGAAGCCGTCCGCTACGGGTGGAACTACGCCCAGTTGCTCGCCCACGGCCCCAGCCGCGACGCGCTGGTGCCGAGCCCGCTTATGCGGGCCATGTCCGAGGGCATGACCGCCCGGGTCGAGGAGCTGACCCGCATCCCCGCCGACGTACAGGACTCGCTGATCACGATCCTGTCGGAGAAGACCCTGCCCGTCCCCGAGCTGGGACAGGAGATCCAGGCCGTCCGCGGATTCAACCTCATCGCCACTGCCAACGACCGGGACCGCGGCGTCAACGAGCTGTCCAGCGCGCTGCGCCGCCGGTTCAACACCGTCGTCCTGCCGCTGCCCGCCACCCCGGATGCCGAGGTCGACATCGTGTCCCGGCGCGTCGACCAGATCGGCCGCTCGCTCGACCTGCCCGCGGCGCCGGAGGGACTGGCCGAGATCCGGCGTGTGGTCACGGTCTTCCGTGAGCTGCGCGACGGGGTGACCACCGACGGGCGTACCAAACTGAAGTCCCCCTCCGGCACGCTTTCCACGGCCGAGGCGATCTCTGTCGTCACGAACGGCCTCGCCCTCGCCGCCCACTTCGGCGACGGCATCCTGCGTCCCGGCGATGTCGCGGCGGGCATCCTCGGCGCCGTCGTCCGGGACCCGGCGGCGGACCGCGTGGTCTGGCAGGAGTATCTGGAGACCGTGGTCCGCGAGCGGGACGGCTGGAAGGACTTCTACCGCGCCTGCCGCGAGGTATCCGCATGA
- a CDS encoding cobalamin B12-binding domain-containing protein, with the protein MGVTGPIRVVVAKPGLDGHDRGAKVIARALRDAGMEVIYTGLHQTPEQIVDTAIQEDADAIGLSILSGAHNTLFAKVIELLKEREAEDIKVFGGGIIPEADIPPLKKLGVAELFTPGATTTEIVDWVNANVRQPAQT; encoded by the coding sequence ATGGGTGTGACCGGTCCGATCCGTGTGGTGGTGGCCAAGCCGGGACTCGACGGCCATGACCGCGGGGCCAAGGTGATCGCACGGGCGTTGCGTGATGCCGGTATGGAGGTGATCTATACGGGGCTCCACCAGACCCCCGAGCAGATCGTCGACACGGCGATCCAGGAGGACGCCGACGCCATCGGCCTCTCGATCCTGTCCGGAGCGCACAACACGCTCTTCGCGAAGGTGATCGAGCTGCTGAAGGAGCGGGAGGCGGAGGACATCAAGGTGTTCGGCGGCGGGATCATCCCGGAGGCGGACATCCCTCCGCTGAAGAAGCTGGGCGTGGCCGAGCTCTTCACGCCGGGGGCGACGACGACCGAGATCGTCGACTGGGTCAACGCCAACGTCCGCCAGCCCGCGCAGACCTGA
- a CDS encoding lipase family alpha/beta hydrolase has product MPHLAGPLARPGRPGPRLSSALLGATALELVVLAGHLAVYPFGLTPERRRPVPSPDPSPAPHLAPASAPPPVVLLHGFIDNRSVFLLLRRTLSRHGRRHLESLNYSPLTRDIRTAAELLGRHVEEICARTGHRRVDIVGHSLGGLIARYYVQRLGGDHRVRTLVTLGTPHSGTAVAPGAGIHPIVRQMRGGSSVIEELRSPAPGCRTRFVSFWSELDQVMVPVETACVDHSDLDAVNVRVTGIGHLALPVHPAVAAAVREALDACEAREDTSASDGTTASAA; this is encoded by the coding sequence ATGCCGCACCTCGCCGGACCGCTCGCCCGCCCCGGGCGCCCGGGCCCCCGCCTCTCCTCCGCGCTGCTCGGCGCCACCGCACTGGAGCTGGTCGTCCTCGCCGGGCACCTGGCTGTCTACCCCTTCGGCCTCACCCCGGAGCGCCGCCGGCCGGTTCCCTCGCCCGACCCGTCGCCCGCCCCGCACCTCGCCCCGGCCTCCGCCCCGCCGCCCGTCGTCCTGCTGCACGGGTTCATCGACAACCGCTCCGTCTTCCTCCTCCTGCGCCGGACGCTGTCCCGGCACGGCCGCCGGCACCTGGAGTCCCTCAACTACTCCCCGCTGACACGCGACATCCGTACAGCCGCCGAACTGCTCGGCCGACATGTGGAGGAGATCTGCGCGCGTACCGGGCACCGCCGGGTCGACATCGTCGGGCACAGCCTCGGCGGACTGATCGCCCGGTACTACGTGCAGCGGCTCGGCGGTGACCACCGGGTCCGCACCCTGGTCACGCTCGGCACGCCGCACAGCGGCACCGCCGTCGCACCGGGGGCGGGTATTCACCCCATCGTGCGGCAGATGCGCGGCGGGTCCTCCGTGATCGAGGAGCTGCGCAGCCCCGCACCCGGTTGCCGGACGCGGTTCGTCAGTTTCTGGAGCGAGCTGGACCAGGTGATGGTCCCGGTCGAGACAGCGTGCGTCGACCACTCCGACCTCGACGCCGTGAACGTACGCGTCACCGGCATCGGGCACCTCGCGCTGCCCGTACATCCGGCGGTGGCCGCCGCCGTCCGTGAGGCGCTCGATGCGTGCGAGGCGCGGGAGGACACATCCGCCTCCGACGGAACGACAGCTTCCGCGGCCTGA